A DNA window from Bdellovibrio sp. BCCA contains the following coding sequences:
- the gshA gene encoding glutamate--cysteine ligase, which translates to MAKLILHKQTLANMNEICAWFSSKTANLSYPIYSSYDIRDSGYKISNVDANIFPAGFNNICPTDKETSIGLMNKYITKHYGPDVKNILLVTEEHTNNAFYWENVHTIRNLIEASDRVVKVAIPRELPEPLKLTSSAGNEVIVHSALKDGELLKTFKPDIIISNNDFSEAYEDWAQTVTEFPMNPPRELGWYQRKKSTYFKYYNQLVNEFAEITKIDPFLLRVETELFENFDIADENSRNALAEKVDAMLNRLREEYKKRGINQEPFVFVKNNAGTYGLAVIRVGSGAEVKEWSYKSRKKMKAAKGGRDVEEVIIQEGIPSIVQADGASAEPVIYMIGCELAGGFLRTHAEKSSTDSLNSPGAVYKRLCVSDLAINTPGCPQENVYGWTAKLGLLAIAHEAQELGATFKGYQPVGCGK; encoded by the coding sequence ATGGCGAAACTAATACTGCACAAACAAACTCTCGCCAATATGAATGAGATTTGCGCGTGGTTTTCATCAAAGACGGCAAATCTTTCTTATCCGATTTACTCAAGCTACGACATTCGTGATTCGGGTTATAAAATTTCAAATGTCGATGCCAATATTTTTCCAGCAGGTTTTAACAATATCTGCCCAACGGATAAAGAAACATCGATTGGCCTGATGAACAAGTACATCACTAAGCACTACGGCCCTGATGTAAAAAACATTTTGCTTGTCACAGAAGAACATACTAACAACGCGTTCTATTGGGAAAACGTTCACACGATTCGCAATTTGATTGAAGCAAGTGATCGCGTCGTTAAAGTGGCCATTCCCCGTGAATTGCCAGAGCCTTTAAAACTCACAAGCTCCGCAGGCAACGAAGTCATCGTACACTCTGCTTTAAAAGACGGTGAACTTTTAAAAACATTTAAGCCTGACATTATCATCAGCAATAACGACTTCTCTGAAGCTTACGAGGATTGGGCACAAACCGTGACGGAATTCCCAATGAATCCTCCGCGTGAGTTGGGTTGGTATCAGAGAAAGAAAAGCACGTATTTCAAATACTACAATCAACTCGTGAATGAATTTGCAGAGATCACAAAAATTGATCCTTTCTTGCTTCGAGTTGAAACGGAACTTTTTGAAAATTTCGACATCGCCGATGAAAACAGTCGTAATGCTTTGGCTGAAAAAGTCGATGCAATGTTAAATCGTCTGCGCGAGGAATATAAAAAACGCGGTATCAACCAAGAGCCTTTCGTGTTCGTAAAAAATAACGCGGGGACTTATGGTTTGGCGGTGATTCGTGTAGGCTCTGGAGCCGAAGTCAAAGAATGGTCTTACAAATCACGTAAAAAAATGAAAGCCGCTAAAGGCGGACGTGACGTGGAAGAAGTGATCATTCAAGAAGGCATTCCGTCCATTGTTCAAGCCGATGGCGCAAGTGCTGAGCCGGTGATTTACATGATCGGTTGTGAGCTTGCGGGGGGCTTCTTGAGAACTCACGCAGAAAAAAGCTCAACAGACAGTCTGAACAGTCCAGGCGCTGTTTACAAACGCCTTTGTGTGTCGGATCTTGCGATCAATACTCCAGGATGCCCGCAAGAAAACGTATATGGTTGGACTGCGAAATTAGGACTGCTAGCCATCGCGCACGAAGCGCAAGAGTTGGGAGCGACTTTCAAAGGATACCAACCTGTCGGTTGCGGAAAGTAG
- a CDS encoding ArsA family ATPase — translation MKQEIHFVTGKGGVGKSVIAAALALKKSREGKKVLLVELGDQSFFKDFFELPSVGFQPTSIRENLSLALWTGDACLQEYARYLIKVESLAKLFFENAVMRAFINVAPALPELAILGKVTSGPRKHGPPLPFDCLVVDAFATGHFIALLEAPKGMAQAVQFGPMGEQSRSIDACIRNEDLCKYHIVTLPEELPVKEATELVQRLKAEFSISSELILNKMVQTNIPEASLKEVQSEDSDLGKFAAYIEHQLAHQTEMREKAQKTTENILSVPLFFETKPWSLVEKIAEVLK, via the coding sequence ATGAAGCAAGAGATTCACTTTGTGACCGGAAAAGGGGGAGTGGGAAAGTCGGTGATCGCCGCAGCCCTGGCCCTAAAGAAGAGCCGCGAGGGCAAAAAAGTCCTGCTCGTCGAGCTAGGTGATCAGAGCTTTTTTAAGGATTTTTTTGAGCTTCCCTCGGTGGGTTTTCAGCCCACATCCATTCGAGAAAATCTGTCTTTGGCACTCTGGACCGGAGACGCCTGTCTCCAAGAATACGCGCGCTATCTCATCAAAGTTGAAAGTCTGGCAAAATTATTTTTTGAAAATGCGGTGATGAGAGCCTTCATCAACGTGGCACCGGCCTTGCCAGAACTGGCCATCTTAGGAAAAGTAACAAGTGGTCCGCGCAAACACGGTCCTCCTTTGCCATTTGACTGTTTGGTTGTCGATGCGTTTGCTACAGGACATTTCATCGCGCTTCTTGAAGCTCCTAAAGGAATGGCGCAGGCCGTACAGTTTGGTCCGATGGGAGAGCAATCACGTAGTATCGATGCCTGCATTCGAAACGAAGATCTGTGCAAATATCACATCGTGACCTTACCTGAAGAACTTCCAGTGAAGGAAGCAACGGAGCTTGTGCAAAGATTAAAGGCCGAGTTTTCAATTTCCTCAGAACTCATTCTTAACAAAATGGTTCAAACAAATATTCCGGAAGCTTCTCTTAAAGAAGTGCAAAGCGAAGACTCAGACCTTGGCAAATTTGCCGCCTACATCGAACATCAACTGGCTCATCAAACGGAAATGCGCGAAAAAGCTCAGAAGACAACAGAGAACATTCTTTCAGTTCCTCTATTCTTTGAAACAAAACCGTGGAGCCTTGTAGAAAAAATTGCGGAGGTTCTAAAGTGA
- a CDS encoding TIGR02147 family protein: protein MNKTSEFLLNEYQRRRSYNPALTNAQFAKVLGIPSSRLSDYINGRRIMTVSIGRQVIKGLGLADNDFEHLKSLIEFDKRKLKTLLPEVQLKEDEFAVICDWYHFAILALVPVKTFQPSPAWIADRLNIPVEVASAAIERLCRLGLLNIENGKFIVTQKQLETTHNIPSESLRRSHKQSLVQVLDNMDRIPLELRDVTSITFPMNRKKIPEAKRLIKTFRRKMATLMTQGPKTDVYNLNVQLFPVTKVQK from the coding sequence ATGAACAAAACCTCAGAATTTTTATTAAATGAATATCAGCGTCGTCGCTCTTACAATCCTGCGCTTACGAATGCTCAGTTCGCAAAAGTCTTGGGTATTCCTTCCAGCCGATTAAGTGACTACATCAACGGTCGTCGCATCATGACGGTCAGTATTGGTCGTCAAGTCATCAAAGGTTTGGGATTAGCTGATAATGATTTTGAACATTTAAAAAGTTTGATCGAATTCGATAAAAGAAAACTCAAAACTCTTTTACCCGAAGTTCAACTTAAAGAGGACGAGTTCGCCGTGATCTGTGACTGGTATCATTTCGCGATTCTTGCGTTGGTTCCGGTAAAAACTTTCCAACCTTCTCCAGCGTGGATTGCAGACCGTTTGAATATTCCCGTGGAAGTCGCTTCCGCTGCTATTGAAAGACTTTGCCGCCTTGGCTTACTTAACATTGAGAACGGCAAATTCATCGTCACGCAAAAACAACTTGAGACGACACACAATATTCCTTCGGAGTCTTTACGTCGCTCTCACAAACAATCCTTGGTGCAAGTGCTCGACAATATGGACCGCATTCCTTTGGAATTGCGTGACGTGACCTCGATCACTTTCCCGATGAATAGAAAAAAGATTCCTGAGGCGAAACGTTTGATTAAAACTTTCCGTCGTAAGATGGCGACTCTTATGACTCAAGGACCGAAGACCGACGTTTATAATTTGAACGTGCAGCTCTTTCCGGTGACGAAGGTGCAAAAATGA
- a CDS encoding murein hydrolase activator EnvC family protein, with amino-acid sequence MQSLLAVGLSLSLGAHAATDVDNLAKDFEAQKKRIEDAEIKQRQVLSALYQLNKKIKKIVTEKGELSQQRAFLEVNVRTLTQKVDDLDQRSKSQRALLAERLRAIYKLGGASMARFLFSSTSSASLERNLKIMGIVASRDLELIKNYGRDLQDLQNKRKTLAGRLESLKGVELKIVAQEKQLRREQDLKGKILDGIRKNKLFAMNKINGLREKSLQYNIEDAGLFDLLFKPSFADQKGELPHPLQGVITQKFGLMKGEEHPYTLSHKGIFISAAKGSPIKSIFEGRVSYVGELPGFGTTLIVDHGDHYYSVYSHAQEVKVSTGDEITQSQIIAVVGEAPQESSPGLYFEIRHFSEPYDPQQWMKGL; translated from the coding sequence ATGCAAAGTCTTTTAGCTGTGGGATTGTCTTTGTCTTTGGGAGCACACGCTGCCACGGATGTTGATAATTTGGCGAAAGACTTTGAAGCGCAAAAAAAACGCATTGAAGATGCCGAGATCAAACAGCGCCAGGTTCTTTCGGCTCTTTACCAGCTCAATAAAAAAATCAAAAAAATCGTGACGGAAAAAGGGGAGCTTTCGCAACAAAGAGCCTTTTTAGAAGTCAACGTGCGAACTTTAACCCAAAAAGTGGACGATCTGGATCAACGTTCAAAGTCACAAAGAGCTCTGCTGGCGGAAAGACTTCGTGCGATCTACAAACTGGGTGGCGCTTCCATGGCGCGTTTTCTTTTTTCTTCGACGAGTTCTGCCTCGTTAGAAAGAAATCTTAAAATCATGGGTATCGTCGCTTCCCGAGATCTTGAGCTTATCAAAAACTACGGCCGCGACCTTCAGGACCTGCAAAACAAAAGAAAAACTTTGGCGGGCCGTTTGGAAAGTCTGAAGGGCGTTGAACTAAAAATCGTTGCGCAAGAAAAACAATTACGCCGTGAGCAGGACCTTAAAGGCAAAATTCTCGACGGGATTCGTAAGAATAAGCTTTTTGCGATGAACAAGATCAACGGTCTTCGCGAAAAGTCCCTGCAGTACAATATCGAGGATGCTGGACTCTTTGATCTTCTCTTCAAACCTTCCTTTGCGGATCAAAAAGGGGAGCTTCCTCATCCTCTGCAAGGTGTGATCACGCAAAAATTTGGACTTATGAAAGGGGAGGAACACCCTTATACTCTTTCTCACAAGGGAATTTTTATTTCCGCGGCGAAGGGGAGTCCGATCAAATCGATCTTTGAGGGTCGAGTTTCTTATGTTGGTGAACTTCCGGGTTTTGGAACCACGTTGATTGTTGATCATGGCGATCACTACTACAGTGTCTATTCCCACGCTCAAGAAGTGAAGGTAAGTACCGGGGACGAGATCACGCAATCGCAAATCATCGCGGTTGTGGGTGAAGCTCCTCAGGAAAGTAGCCCTGGATTATATTTCGAAATTAGACATTTTTCAGAACCCTACGACCCGCAGCAGTGGATGAAAGGACTCTAA
- the tig gene encoding trigger factor has product MKSNVEKVSNLSRKLKVEVPAAAVSTAFQKIFNGIQKDVTIKGFRKGKAPLATIKSLYGDRVKQDVVQDLIQQHYVKALEEHKLEPISYPEFEFADPAENKDFSFSANFDIRPEITLKKYEGLEVEKEKVEFDSKKVDQVLENIRASRATFETVTEARAAKMGDIAVVDFEGFMGGAPLENGSGKNHHLELGAKQFIEGFEEGIVGMKVGETKTLSLKFPDPYHSADLAGKPVEFKVTLNEIKAKVLPELTEEFIKSLGGPSDLDALKKSIEEDLKQTEQKRVDDAFKNRLLKTLVKENPVEVPPSLMKEQKASLIEDFKKRMAEQGMGENDFSSYVEKWDADFEKTAAEMIQSSFLVDAIAKKHDLFAKKEDLDAKFAEYAQQTHIEESRIREFYGRPEQASRLTYMITEEKVIAFLNKTVKVKEVPAGTFKDEAN; this is encoded by the coding sequence ATGAAATCGAATGTAGAAAAAGTCTCTAATCTGTCCAGAAAATTGAAAGTCGAAGTTCCTGCAGCTGCAGTTTCCACTGCTTTCCAAAAAATCTTCAATGGCATTCAGAAAGACGTCACAATCAAAGGCTTCCGCAAAGGTAAAGCTCCTTTGGCAACAATCAAAAGTCTTTACGGCGACCGCGTAAAACAAGACGTGGTTCAAGACTTGATCCAACAGCATTACGTAAAAGCTCTTGAAGAGCACAAACTTGAGCCCATCAGCTATCCAGAATTTGAATTCGCTGATCCAGCAGAAAACAAAGATTTTTCTTTCTCTGCAAACTTTGACATCCGTCCTGAAATCACGTTGAAAAAATACGAAGGTCTTGAAGTTGAAAAAGAGAAAGTGGAATTTGATTCTAAAAAAGTGGATCAAGTTCTTGAGAACATCCGCGCTTCTCGCGCCACTTTCGAAACTGTGACTGAAGCTCGCGCTGCTAAAATGGGCGACATCGCGGTTGTTGATTTCGAAGGTTTCATGGGTGGAGCTCCACTTGAAAACGGTTCTGGTAAAAATCACCACCTTGAGCTTGGCGCGAAACAATTCATCGAAGGTTTCGAAGAAGGCATCGTAGGAATGAAAGTCGGCGAAACAAAAACGCTTTCTTTGAAATTCCCAGATCCATACCACTCTGCAGATCTTGCTGGTAAACCAGTTGAGTTCAAAGTGACTTTGAACGAAATCAAAGCCAAAGTTTTGCCTGAGTTGACTGAAGAATTTATTAAATCTTTGGGCGGCCCTAGCGATCTAGACGCTTTGAAAAAATCTATCGAAGAAGATTTGAAACAAACTGAGCAAAAACGTGTTGATGACGCTTTCAAAAACCGTCTTTTGAAAACTCTTGTAAAAGAAAACCCAGTTGAAGTTCCGCCTTCTTTGATGAAAGAACAAAAAGCTTCTTTGATCGAAGATTTCAAAAAGCGTATGGCTGAACAAGGCATGGGCGAAAACGATTTCTCTTCTTACGTTGAGAAATGGGATGCTGATTTTGAAAAAACAGCAGCTGAAATGATTCAGTCTTCTTTCCTTGTTGATGCTATCGCAAAGAAACATGATCTTTTCGCTAAAAAAGAAGATCTTGATGCGAAGTTTGCTGAGTACGCTCAACAAACACACATCGAAGAATCACGCATTCGTGAGTTCTACGGTCGCCCTGAACAGGCTAGCCGTCTTACTTACATGATCACAGAAGAGAAAGTGATCGCTTTCTTGAACAAGACTGTGAAAGTTAAAGAAGTTCCAGCAGGTACTTTCAAAGACGAAGCGAACTAA
- a CDS encoding carbonic anhydrase — protein sequence MSDEVKKLVDGFHSFRNKYFVKDTDLFDHLRTDGQAPKTLIIGCSDSRVDPALLTQANPGDIFVIRNVANLVPPYEEGGGFHGVSSAIEFAVKNLKVENIIVLGHEQCGGIHALLTGTHDNSSQSFIGSWVKIAAEARTEVLREIPNAPLKEQLNSCAKKAVLISMENLMSFPFIEERMKAHELKIYGWFFQLEGGKLLEFSYEQRKFVEI from the coding sequence ATGTCTGATGAAGTTAAAAAGCTAGTCGACGGATTTCATAGTTTCAGAAATAAATACTTTGTAAAAGACACGGATCTTTTCGATCACCTCAGAACCGATGGGCAGGCACCGAAAACGCTGATTATCGGCTGCAGTGACTCTCGTGTTGATCCTGCACTTTTAACTCAAGCAAATCCTGGTGATATTTTTGTGATCCGCAACGTGGCCAATCTCGTGCCTCCTTATGAAGAAGGCGGCGGATTCCACGGGGTCAGTTCCGCGATTGAATTTGCCGTTAAAAATCTAAAAGTAGAAAACATCATTGTTCTTGGTCATGAACAATGTGGCGGCATCCACGCGCTTTTGACTGGTACCCATGACAACAGCTCACAAAGTTTCATCGGTTCTTGGGTGAAAATTGCGGCGGAAGCTCGTACTGAAGTTTTACGTGAAATCCCCAATGCGCCACTCAAAGAACAACTGAATTCATGTGCGAAAAAAGCCGTTTTGATTTCTATGGAAAATCTTATGAGCTTCCCGTTCATTGAAGAACGAATGAAAGCTCATGAATTGAAAATTTACGGTTGGTTTTTCCAGCTCGAAGGAGGAAAACTCCTTGAGTTCAGTTACGAACAAAGAAAGTTCGTTGAGATTTAA
- a CDS encoding S41 family peptidase, translated as MQSLKRYWKTYILGAILLVTLFIMAESGFQVRAFAQERYADLQNFSKVLNLIQQYYVEEVNTKKLVYGAIKGMLRELDPHTNFMPPDIFKDFETETSGEFGGLGIEISIQNGVLTIISPIEDAPAWEAGIKAGDKVIAVDGTSTKGMSLVEASQLMRGKKGSKIVLRVVRDGEEKPRDITVVRGSVKIKSVKYTDLGEGFAYIKVTSFIENTAKDLQKTIEKHQKEKGKIAGLLIDLRRNPGGLLDQAVKVSDMFLKEGTIVSTIGRNKNDKEVAVATKKGQYTNFPIVILVNEYTASASEIVSGALQDNKRALIVGQRTFGKGSVQSVIKLGDGSGLKLTVARYYTPSGVSIQAEGIHPDIEIEDVDPEAFAKAVVKSPTTREGDIAGHLKGDREKAAEKLDTRQGAEEGALAWWKDVGSKKEEKLSPRERLFKSDYQAYQAFSYLKAWDTLKVLTR; from the coding sequence ATGCAATCACTCAAACGCTACTGGAAAACCTACATCTTGGGAGCCATCTTGCTGGTGACTCTTTTCATCATGGCGGAATCCGGTTTTCAAGTTCGCGCTTTCGCCCAAGAACGTTATGCGGATCTTCAAAACTTCAGCAAAGTTTTAAATCTCATTCAGCAATACTATGTGGAAGAAGTGAATACGAAGAAACTCGTTTACGGCGCCATCAAAGGGATGCTGCGTGAACTTGATCCTCACACGAACTTTATGCCACCGGATATTTTTAAAGACTTCGAAACTGAAACCAGTGGCGAGTTCGGCGGATTGGGTATTGAGATCTCTATCCAAAACGGAGTTCTCACAATTATTTCTCCAATTGAAGATGCTCCTGCTTGGGAGGCCGGAATTAAAGCCGGTGACAAAGTCATCGCGGTTGACGGGACAAGCACAAAAGGCATGAGCCTTGTGGAAGCGTCTCAGTTAATGCGCGGAAAAAAAGGCAGCAAAATCGTTTTGCGTGTCGTGCGTGATGGTGAAGAAAAACCTCGCGACATCACAGTCGTTCGCGGCAGTGTAAAAATCAAATCCGTGAAATACACAGATTTGGGTGAAGGCTTTGCTTATATCAAAGTTACAAGCTTCATCGAAAACACAGCCAAAGATTTGCAAAAAACAATTGAGAAACATCAAAAAGAAAAAGGCAAAATCGCTGGTTTGTTAATCGATCTTCGCAGAAACCCAGGCGGTCTTTTGGATCAAGCCGTTAAAGTGAGTGACATGTTCTTAAAAGAAGGAACCATCGTCAGCACAATTGGTCGCAATAAGAATGATAAAGAAGTGGCAGTGGCGACGAAAAAAGGTCAGTACACGAACTTCCCAATCGTGATTCTTGTGAATGAATACACAGCGAGTGCGAGTGAGATTGTTTCCGGTGCTCTTCAGGATAACAAACGCGCTTTGATCGTGGGTCAACGCACGTTCGGTAAAGGCTCCGTCCAATCCGTGATTAAACTTGGTGATGGCAGCGGTTTGAAACTGACGGTGGCTCGTTACTACACTCCAAGTGGAGTGTCGATCCAAGCTGAAGGTATCCATCCTGATATTGAAATTGAAGATGTGGATCCAGAAGCATTTGCAAAAGCCGTTGTGAAATCTCCAACAACTCGTGAAGGCGATATCGCAGGTCACTTAAAAGGTGATCGTGAGAAGGCCGCAGAGAAGCTTGACACACGACAAGGAGCCGAAGAGGGTGCCCTTGCATGGTGGAAAGATGTGGGCTCGAAAAAAGAAGAAAAACTGTCTCCAAGAGAGCGTTTATTCAAGTCAGATTACCAAGCATATCAAGCATTTAGCTACTTGAAGGCCTGGGACACATTGAAGGTCTTGACGCGCTAG
- a CDS encoding ArsA family ATPase yields the protein MSIRSFENIKILVCVGSGGVGKTTVAASLAVLAAKEGKKVLVLTIDPAKRLAQTLGIEGTKDITKVPGQNFKGELYASVIDHKKTFDDFVARAAKKSEAVQKIYKNRLYQQLSTNLSGSQEFTALEKLYSCYESQEFDLIILDTPPTKHAIDFLQAPQKLSALFNEGVAKWFRDPDGKKSGFFGQLLQTGTRQVLKILETLTGSGFIHELGDFFVNIEQWQEQLLKRTVDVHRMMVAPTTHFCLVTSFDQAKLKEAEYFLKEIKKGGYHLTTVVLNRVFPYWLDLRSEGKSEKAHQDLVSLYSQMRSYYNQRDVLYQGFEANMKKDARVFRIPDLVKDISDLSGLEELSDLIVEGEKKA from the coding sequence GTGAGCATCCGCAGTTTTGAAAACATAAAAATTCTTGTCTGTGTAGGAAGCGGTGGAGTCGGGAAAACCACGGTGGCGGCATCTTTGGCGGTGCTTGCCGCTAAAGAAGGAAAAAAAGTTTTAGTTCTCACGATTGATCCGGCCAAGCGTCTTGCGCAAACCCTGGGGATCGAAGGAACGAAAGACATCACGAAAGTTCCAGGCCAAAATTTCAAAGGCGAGCTTTATGCTTCCGTCATTGATCACAAAAAAACATTTGATGACTTTGTCGCAAGAGCCGCCAAGAAAAGCGAAGCGGTTCAGAAAATTTATAAAAACCGCCTTTATCAGCAACTTTCAACAAACTTAAGCGGCTCTCAAGAGTTTACGGCGTTAGAAAAACTCTACTCTTGCTATGAGTCTCAAGAGTTTGATTTGATTATTCTGGATACGCCACCAACAAAACATGCCATCGACTTTTTACAGGCACCACAAAAACTTTCGGCTCTTTTCAATGAAGGTGTTGCGAAGTGGTTCCGTGATCCTGACGGAAAAAAATCAGGTTTCTTCGGGCAGCTTTTGCAAACGGGAACAAGACAGGTTCTCAAAATCTTAGAAACTCTCACGGGCTCTGGTTTCATTCATGAACTCGGCGATTTCTTCGTCAACATTGAACAGTGGCAAGAACAGCTTTTAAAAAGAACCGTGGACGTACATAGAATGATGGTGGCTCCCACAACGCATTTCTGTCTTGTGACGTCCTTTGATCAGGCGAAACTCAAAGAAGCTGAGTACTTTTTAAAAGAAATTAAAAAAGGTGGCTACCACCTGACCACGGTTGTTTTGAATAGAGTTTTCCCTTACTGGCTAGACCTCCGTTCGGAAGGGAAGTCAGAAAAAGCTCATCAAGACCTTGTGAGCTTGTACTCGCAAATGAGGTCCTACTACAATCAAAGGGACGTTTTGTATCAGGGCTTTGAAGCGAATATGAAAAAAGACGCCCGCGTCTTTAGAATTCCTGACCTTGTGAAAGACATTTCTGATTTGTCGGGTTTAGAAGAACTCAGTGATTTGATTGTGGAAGGGGAAAAGAAAGCATGA
- a CDS encoding cell division protein FtsX: MRAPQKNWALKVSTLVVVTACFVVMGSTLLLSQNFKNLLTLWGEDVQMTVYLSQDLSDKGRQEIEEKIKATGKVGEIKLVTQEKALGDFRSQLASYAPDIAQDEELLKLIPSSFQVRLADNVSAAEQTQVLSSLSSQIKGLQGVDEVSYGQDWVEKYAALVTAIQTTMQLLGFVIVIAALFVISNAIRASIQNRKEEIVVLEMIGATSSMIRKPFMMEGAALGLGSSTLAVVLCFTLFVGIKNLLVTKLSFLQIGEHLLFISPLMIAVFIIGGTCLGALASYLCVRRLNDGYAGSQG, from the coding sequence ATGAGAGCTCCACAAAAAAACTGGGCTTTGAAAGTTTCAACTCTTGTCGTCGTCACGGCTTGTTTTGTTGTGATGGGTTCGACGCTGCTTCTATCGCAAAATTTTAAAAATCTTCTGACACTTTGGGGTGAAGACGTTCAGATGACTGTCTATCTTTCCCAAGACCTTTCGGATAAAGGTCGTCAAGAGATCGAAGAAAAAATCAAAGCCACGGGTAAAGTGGGTGAAATCAAACTCGTCACTCAAGAAAAAGCTTTAGGAGATTTTCGGTCTCAATTAGCCAGTTATGCTCCGGATATTGCACAAGATGAAGAGCTTCTAAAACTAATCCCTTCTAGTTTTCAAGTGCGCCTGGCTGATAACGTAAGTGCGGCGGAACAAACTCAAGTTTTAAGCAGTTTGTCTTCGCAAATCAAAGGACTTCAAGGCGTCGATGAAGTGAGTTACGGTCAAGACTGGGTTGAAAAATATGCGGCTCTTGTCACAGCCATTCAAACAACCATGCAGCTTTTGGGTTTCGTAATTGTGATTGCTGCGCTCTTCGTGATTTCCAACGCCATTCGTGCCTCCATCCAGAATCGTAAAGAAGAAATCGTTGTGCTGGAAATGATCGGTGCGACTTCCTCTATGATTCGCAAACCTTTTATGATGGAAGGGGCGGCCCTGGGATTGGGTTCTTCCACTCTGGCTGTGGTTCTTTGTTTTACTTTGTTTGTCGGAATTAAAAATCTTCTGGTGACGAAGCTAAGTTTCCTGCAAATCGGAGAACATCTTTTGTTTATTAGCCCTCTTATGATCGCCGTATTTATTATTGGTGGGACATGCCTTGGAGCTTTGGCCTCGTATCTGTGCGTGCGTCGTTTGAATGACGGCTATGCCGGAAGTCAGGGGTAA
- a CDS encoding tetratricopeptide repeat protein → MKWILIASVILLSGCASLFENRMSEEEVAQIRAQKASEEAEVVNAEKVLEKARFEEARILFRDFQGRHSQSVFFQQARLGEAQSLEGLGRYQEAADLYRDIYLKTLKHQPEIAALALYRMSFAYEALGDDLKTVAALLDARRMGEHLPLEVAYAEVPARLAAAYARQNRENEALTYLNEAEKGISIVQQEKGANLRSDWLAKTYVQMGTVSTNQLSSDNFSEFVQGQKLVQVYLIKALRLNDSAWSPRALSKLQETYRDLYTQVESAKNRETQNSLGGDLFDLLDQAELYRPMTGQKMNSYENSFFAYLSEVRKKTEKIVYGSGGTMSLTEESAKLNSLKRGLPQTKKRSIPLPPKVVPEEDPNL, encoded by the coding sequence ATGAAATGGATCTTAATTGCTTCTGTGATTTTGCTTTCCGGTTGTGCCAGCCTTTTTGAAAATCGCATGAGTGAAGAAGAAGTCGCACAGATTCGTGCGCAGAAGGCTTCCGAGGAAGCTGAAGTCGTGAATGCTGAAAAAGTGCTCGAGAAAGCACGCTTTGAAGAAGCAAGAATTCTTTTCCGTGATTTTCAAGGTCGTCATTCTCAATCTGTTTTTTTTCAACAAGCTCGCCTTGGAGAAGCTCAATCTCTTGAAGGATTGGGACGTTATCAAGAAGCGGCCGATCTTTATCGCGACATCTATTTAAAAACTTTAAAGCATCAGCCGGAAATCGCAGCGCTTGCTTTGTATCGCATGTCGTTTGCTTATGAAGCATTAGGTGATGATTTAAAAACGGTGGCAGCGCTTTTAGACGCCAGACGAATGGGCGAGCACTTGCCTCTGGAAGTGGCGTATGCAGAAGTGCCTGCGCGTTTGGCAGCGGCGTATGCTCGTCAGAACAGAGAAAACGAAGCACTCACGTACTTGAATGAAGCTGAAAAAGGCATTTCGATTGTTCAACAAGAAAAAGGCGCCAATCTTAGATCTGACTGGCTTGCAAAAACATACGTGCAAATGGGAACTGTGTCCACGAATCAGCTTTCCAGTGATAATTTCTCGGAATTTGTTCAGGGCCAAAAGCTTGTTCAGGTGTATTTAATTAAAGCGTTGCGGTTGAATGACTCTGCTTGGTCACCGCGGGCTTTGAGTAAGCTTCAAGAAACTTATCGCGATCTTTATACTCAAGTGGAGTCTGCAAAAAATCGCGAGACGCAGAACAGCCTGGGCGGAGATCTTTTTGATCTGCTGGATCAAGCCGAACTTTATCGTCCTATGACAGGGCAGAAAATGAATTCCTATGAAAACTCATTCTTTGCGTATCTGTCTGAAGTTAGAAAGAAAACAGAAAAAATAGTTTACGGAAGCGGCGGGACAATGAGTCTCACGGAAGAATCTGCGAAACTTAACAGCCTGAAGCGTGGCTTGCCACAGACAAAGAAACGCTCTATACCTCTTCCTCCCAAAGTTGTTCCTGAAGAAGATCCGAACTTGTAA